The following are from one region of the Ornithorhynchus anatinus isolate Pmale09 chromosome X1, mOrnAna1.pri.v4, whole genome shotgun sequence genome:
- the LOC100078512 gene encoding cysteine-rich secretory protein 2: MASLHLLVFLAAFLYLSSGQDISFSNLSTSNSQVQNEIVNKHNALRRQVSPPASNMLRMEWSPEAAKNAKAWADQCTLQHSSPEKRVTNTNCGENLFMSSSPNSWSNAIQSWYDEVKDFTYGKGAKTANAVIGHYTQVVWYNSYQIGCSAAYCPNQPVFKYYMVCQYCPAGNNREKINEPYQRGTPCGSCKNACDKGLCTNPCKYENKWSNCEELKNSATCNHPQVKSDCEASCKCTTEIK; encoded by the exons GATATATCTTTTTCCAATTTGTCTACCAGTAATTCCCAAGTACAAAACGAGATTGTGAATAAGCACAATGCCCTAAGGAGACAAGTCTCTCCCCCAGCCAGCAACATGCTAAGAATG gaATGGAGTCCTGAAGCGGCAAAAAATGCTAAGGCTTGGGCAGACCAATGCACCTTACAGCACAGTTCTCCGGAAAAGAGAGTAACCA ATACAAATTGTGGGGAGAACCTCTTTATGTCAAGTTCCCCCAACTCATGGTCAAATGCCATACAGAGCTGGTACGATGAGGTTAAAGATTTTACGTATGGTAAAGGGGCAAAAACTGCAAATGCAGTGATTGGCCACTACACACAG GTCGTCTGGTATAACTCTTACCAAATTGGATGTTCTGCGGCCTACTGTCCGAATCAGCCTGTTTTTAAATACTATATGGTTTGTCAATACTGTCCTGC AGGGAATAACAGAGAAAAAATTAACGAGCCTTACCAAAGAGGAACTCCGTGTGGCAGTTGCAAGAACGCCTGTGACAAGGGATTGTGTA ccAATCCTTGCAAGTATGAGAATAAATGGTCGAACTGTGAGGAACTGAAGAATTCTGCTACCTGTAATCACCCTCAAGTTAAATCAGACTGTGAAGCCAGCTGCAAGTGCACCACTGAAATTAAATAA